AAGACCACCGCGACCTTCTTTAAGCAATTTAACAGCGTGAGCACCCATGCGTGAAGCAAGGACACGGTCACGCGCAGTTGGTGATCCTCCACGTTGGATGTGCCCTAGTTCCGTTACTCGAAGATCGCTCACATCTCCAGCAGCCTTCAATTCTTCAGCGAATTTTGCTACAGGCATAACACCCTCAGCCAAAACAACAATACTGTGTTTCTTACCAGTTTCATAGCCTTGCTTAATTTTAGCAACTACATCTTTGATATCAAAGTCTTCCTCTGGAACAACGATAACGTCTGCTCCAGCAGCAATACCTGACCAAAGAGCGATATCACCTGCATGGCGACCCATTACTTCGATAACAAAAGTACGACGGTGACTAGATGATGTATCACGGATCTTATCAATGGCATCCATAGCAGTTGTAACGGCAGTATCAAAACCGATTGTGAAATCTGTACCAACGATATCGTTGTCAATTGTACCAGGTACACCGATTGCAGGGAAACCATGCTCTGTCAAACGCATAGCACCGTGGTAAGAACCATCACCACCGATAACAACAACACCTTCAATACCGTGTTTTTTCAACTGCTCAATACCTTTAAGTTGGCCTTCTAATTTGGCAAATTCTGGGTAACGAGCAGAACCAAGGAAAGTACCACCACGAGAAATGATGTCACCAACCGAACGGATTGTCAATGGGTGAATATCACCAGCTACCATACCAGCGTAGCCTTCGTTGATACCATAAACTTCCATTCCTTCTGAAATTGCTTGGCGAACAACTGCACGGATAGCAGCATTCATACCAGGGGCATCGCCACCACTGGTCAAAACACCAATACGCTTCATTTCATTTGCTCCTTTTACTTTTCAATTTAACTGCCTTATTATAACACACTTAGGCAGAACTTGCTTGACTTTTTGCCATTTTTTAACGAAAAACCGTTTTCATGACGAATTCTCTCAACTCTTCCTCTAATTGAGGCGTTTTCATAACCTTATAATGCTCCGCTTGAATAGTCTGATTGGAATCTTGATAGTGGAGAATAACCGGAGTACTTCCCTTATATTTTTCCAAAATCCGAGCAACTGCATGGTCATGCTCCTTGTTCTCCAACAAAATCCAAAATTTTTCCAGACTGACTGGCTCCAATTGTTCTAAAACCAGTTGCATTTGTCCATCTCGCTCCTGTACCCTTCCTGTCATGTAGGCAATTGTTCCTTCTCTCAGGTCTTGAGAAAATTGACGATAGCTTTCTGGAAAGAGTGTCACATCTAGCTTTCTCTTGGTATCGGTTACCTGGAGAAAGGCCATCTGTTCACCTGTTTTCTTAGTCCGAATCAAGCGGATGGATTGAATTTGTACTAGGATGGTCACCCGACTAGTAGCCACCAAATCAGTTAGGTCTGTAAGAGCTCGCTTGGACTCACGGCAGATGTTGACCAGGGGATGTGGACTAATGCCAACTCCCAACAAGCCCTGTTCCAATTCGAATTTTTCAGCCTCACTAAAATCCTCTGCCTCTGTCCAGCTATAATTTTCCTCCGCAAAAAAGGTCCCAAATGCCTCAGCAAAAACAAAGAGATTGTCTAGGTTTTCTAAAATTTTCTTTCTATTGCTTTCAAACTCATCAAACAAACCGATTTGAATAAGAGGGACCAACAGTTCTTTCTTCTTATAATTGTCAGGAAGCTTCAAGACAAAATCTTCCACAGACTTGTATGGTCGTTGGTCCAGTATCCAGAG
The nucleotide sequence above comes from Streptococcus sp. 29887. Encoded proteins:
- the pfkA gene encoding 6-phosphofructokinase, which gives rise to MKRIGVLTSGGDAPGMNAAIRAVVRQAISEGMEVYGINEGYAGMVAGDIHPLTIRSVGDIISRGGTFLGSARYPEFAKLEGQLKGIEQLKKHGIEGVVVIGGDGSYHGAMRLTEHGFPAIGVPGTIDNDIVGTDFTIGFDTAVTTAMDAIDKIRDTSSSHRRTFVIEVMGRHAGDIALWSGIAAGADVIVVPEEDFDIKDVVAKIKQGYETGKKHSIVVLAEGVMPVAKFAEELKAAGDVSDLRVTELGHIQRGGSPTARDRVLASRMGAHAVKLLKEGRGGLAVGIRNEQMVENPILGTAEEGALFSLTEDGKIIVNNPHKADLGLATLNREISF